From a region of the Neobacillus niacini genome:
- a CDS encoding ABC transporter permease — MWTIIEQIFPYAIVFTIPLLITALGGLFSERSGIVNIGLEGLMISGAFASALTVNFLQDKMQGSTILWIGLLVAVVVGILFSLLHAFASINLSADQVISGTAINMIAMALTVFLARNITGSGNIRITSGFTPFDVPVLSQIPIIGDLLFTKTYATTWFILVVLLVSAFILNKTKFGLRLKSCGEFPQAAQAAGINVVRIRYIGVMISGALSGLGGAIIILTYAGEFTGSVSGLGFLALASLIFGQWRPLGILGATLFFGFASTIANVSQVIPELAVIPPIILKIFPYVVTLIALVIFSKSSQAPKAAGEPFDPGKR; from the coding sequence ATGTGGACCATAATTGAACAAATATTCCCTTACGCAATTGTTTTTACAATTCCTCTACTAATAACTGCACTAGGCGGTCTTTTTAGTGAAAGAAGCGGTATCGTAAATATCGGTTTAGAAGGTTTAATGATTTCAGGAGCATTTGCGAGTGCTTTAACTGTTAACTTTCTGCAAGATAAAATGCAAGGATCAACGATTTTATGGATTGGTTTATTAGTAGCGGTGGTAGTAGGTATTTTGTTCTCCCTATTACATGCTTTTGCAAGCATAAATTTAAGTGCTGACCAAGTAATAAGTGGTACTGCGATTAATATGATTGCAATGGCTTTAACAGTATTCTTAGCTAGAAATATTACAGGTAGTGGTAATATTCGTATTACAAGTGGTTTTACGCCATTTGATGTGCCAGTCTTATCTCAAATCCCAATAATCGGAGATCTATTGTTTACAAAAACGTATGCGACAACTTGGTTTATTTTAGTTGTACTACTTGTAAGTGCATTTATTCTAAACAAAACTAAATTTGGCTTGCGTTTAAAATCATGTGGTGAGTTTCCACAGGCTGCCCAAGCTGCCGGGATTAATGTAGTAAGAATCCGTTATATCGGCGTTATGATTTCTGGTGCTCTATCAGGATTAGGCGGCGCGATTATTATATTAACATACGCAGGTGAATTCACTGGTTCCGTTTCAGGACTAGGATTCCTAGCACTTGCTTCCTTAATTTTTGGTCAATGGAGACCATTAGGAATTTTAGGAGCAACATTATTCTTCGGATTTGCTAGTACAATCGCTAACGTATCTCAAGTTATCCCAGAATTGGCTGTAATACCGCCAATCATTCTGAAAATTTTCCCATATGTAGTAACGTTAATTGCTTTAGTAATCTTCTCTAAATCTTCCCAAGCACCTAAAGCAGCGGGAGAACCATTTGATCCAGGAAAACGTTAA
- the ymfI gene encoding elongation factor P 5-aminopentanone reductase yields the protein MEKYALITGASGGIGKAVALKLASLGYNLYLHFNQNEAAMRELLNELEPFGGEYTSIQANLEEPDSYKKICSQIFSIDAIVHCSGNTHYGLLVDVKQEDVESLMRVHVMSPLMITKELLPKLIKKRSGDVILISSIWGQTGAACEVVYSTAKGAQISFVKALSKEVALNGVRVNAIAPGAVETPMMSQFSEEDKQLLQYEIPMGRLGVPGEIANGVKFLLSNESSYITGQVLSINGGWYT from the coding sequence GTGGAAAAATATGCATTAATTACAGGAGCAAGCGGCGGAATTGGAAAAGCGGTGGCTTTAAAATTAGCCTCTCTCGGTTATAATTTGTATCTGCATTTTAATCAAAATGAAGCAGCAATGAGGGAACTGCTAAATGAACTTGAACCCTTTGGCGGTGAATATACTTCTATTCAAGCCAATTTAGAAGAGCCGGATAGTTATAAAAAGATTTGTTCACAAATCTTCTCCATCGATGCCATTGTTCATTGCAGCGGTAATACGCACTATGGTCTTCTTGTTGATGTAAAACAGGAAGATGTAGAATCATTAATGAGGGTCCATGTGATGAGTCCTTTAATGATAACGAAAGAACTTTTGCCAAAGCTTATTAAAAAACGTTCAGGAGATGTAATCCTTATATCCTCCATCTGGGGTCAAACAGGTGCCGCATGCGAAGTGGTCTACTCGACGGCAAAAGGGGCACAAATATCGTTTGTAAAAGCGTTAAGTAAAGAAGTTGCATTAAATGGGGTGCGGGTGAATGCAATTGCTCCTGGTGCGGTCGAGACTCCTATGATGAGCCAGTTCTCTGAAGAGGATAAACAACTTCTTCAATACGAAATCCCAATGGGCAGGTTAGGTGTTCCCGGGGAAATCGCGAATGGTGTTAAATTTTTACTATCAAATGAATCTTCTTATATTACGGGACAAGTTCTTTCAATAAATGGCGGCTGGTATACATAA
- a CDS encoding helix-turn-helix domain-containing protein encodes MTELGNRLKEERLAKGLSLEDLQSITKIQKRYLIGIEEGNYSSMPGNFYVRAFVKQYAEALQLNPEEIFETYKNEIPATHNEDLPEKLSRVKTRKTVTEGSSKIFDIIPKVLIGVFIIGAAGLLYFFFVNNVGDKANDQVNEENEPVKFVRSENLDKADETEKENTKENEEEKNDEQKTVEENPVVETPKQELTAVQNSGKNSTYDLKNADKFVVKLVSTGQTWVNIKNSSGQSKFQGLLSTTGTPSTEVDLTGDTQAVIVVGRAVDTEIYVNDQKLEYAIAPTDVVQQNVTIQFVPKNE; translated from the coding sequence GTGACTGAATTAGGTAATCGACTAAAAGAAGAGCGATTAGCCAAAGGATTAAGCTTAGAGGATTTACAGTCAATCACAAAAATTCAAAAGCGGTATTTAATAGGGATTGAAGAAGGCAATTATTCTAGTATGCCGGGAAATTTTTATGTTCGAGCTTTTGTAAAACAATACGCTGAAGCGCTGCAGCTTAATCCAGAAGAAATATTTGAGACGTATAAAAACGAAATTCCAGCAACTCACAATGAGGATCTACCTGAGAAATTATCTCGAGTAAAAACGCGAAAGACCGTAACAGAAGGATCCTCGAAAATCTTTGATATCATTCCAAAGGTCTTAATTGGGGTCTTTATTATTGGAGCTGCGGGGTTACTGTATTTTTTCTTTGTTAATAACGTTGGAGATAAGGCCAATGACCAAGTTAATGAGGAAAATGAGCCTGTGAAATTTGTACGCTCTGAAAATCTGGACAAAGCAGACGAGACAGAAAAAGAAAACACAAAAGAAAATGAAGAAGAAAAGAATGATGAACAAAAGACAGTTGAGGAGAATCCGGTTGTAGAAACTCCGAAACAAGAATTAACAGCTGTTCAAAACAGTGGAAAGAACTCTACCTATGACCTGAAAAATGCTGATAAATTTGTTGTAAAGCTGGTTTCAACAGGGCAAACATGGGTAAATATTAAAAATAGCAGTGGTCAATCCAAGTTCCAGGGGTTATTATCTACCACTGGTACACCAAGTACAGAAGTAGATTTAACGGGCGATACCCAAGCCGTTATTGTAGTTGGCAGGGCGGTCGATACAGAGATTTACGTAAATGACCAAAAGCTAGAGTATGCTATCGCACCTACTGATGTGGTTCAACAGAACGTTACGATTCAATTTGTTCCGAAGAACGAATAG
- the yfmF gene encoding EF-P 5-aminopentanol modification-associated protein YfmF, with translation MDSTAEKITTMQGYKLHVIETDKYKTNTFVWKMKAPLTKEGVTKRALLPHVLQSSSANYPTTTALRSYLDELYGATLFIDLAKKGEYHIISFTLEIANEKFLSDPTPLLKKGFELLSEVLTKPNVSGNAFDQETVNKEKRTLKQRIQSVYDDKMRYSNVRLLQEMCKGEPYALQVNGEAEDVDTITPENLYEYFKKAFSEDEMDLYVIGDVKEEEVKSLAENLLKFEDRTPKKVVTTEIPKKDQVNEIKEEQDVKQGKLNVGYRTNIVYGDSDYFALQLFNGIFGGFSHSKLFINVREKASLAYYVSSRLESHKGLMMVMSGIDLKNYDQAVGIIRDQLEAMQKGDFTDQELIQTKAVIRNQILETIDTSRGLTEILYHNVVAAKDIKLEQWINDMEKTTKEEIVAVANKIELDTIYFLTGTEAVK, from the coding sequence ATGGATTCAACTGCCGAAAAAATCACCACTATGCAGGGCTATAAACTCCATGTCATTGAAACAGATAAATACAAAACGAATACATTTGTATGGAAAATGAAAGCGCCTTTAACAAAAGAAGGTGTTACGAAGAGAGCACTGCTTCCTCATGTTTTACAAAGCAGCTCAGCGAACTATCCGACAACGACTGCATTACGTTCTTACTTAGATGAATTATATGGCGCTACCCTATTTATTGATTTAGCGAAAAAAGGTGAATATCATATAATTAGTTTTACGCTGGAGATCGCAAATGAGAAATTCTTAAGTGATCCTACCCCATTACTGAAAAAAGGTTTTGAACTTCTTTCTGAGGTTTTGACTAAGCCAAATGTTTCAGGTAATGCATTTGATCAAGAGACTGTGAACAAAGAAAAGAGAACATTAAAGCAGCGAATTCAATCTGTTTATGATGATAAGATGCGTTATTCGAACGTACGCCTGCTGCAAGAAATGTGTAAGGGTGAACCCTACGCTCTGCAAGTGAATGGAGAAGCAGAGGATGTTGATACGATTACTCCTGAAAATTTATACGAATATTTTAAGAAGGCGTTTTCCGAGGATGAGATGGATCTTTATGTCATCGGTGATGTAAAGGAAGAGGAAGTAAAAAGCCTTGCAGAGAATTTATTGAAATTTGAAGACCGTACACCGAAAAAGGTAGTAACCACTGAGATACCAAAGAAGGACCAGGTCAATGAAATTAAAGAAGAACAGGATGTCAAACAAGGGAAATTAAATGTTGGGTACCGTACAAATATTGTCTATGGTGACTCTGATTATTTCGCGCTTCAATTGTTCAATGGCATTTTTGGCGGTTTTTCGCATTCGAAATTGTTTATCAATGTTCGTGAAAAAGCAAGCTTGGCTTATTATGTATCCAGCAGGCTTGAGAGTCATAAGGGGCTAATGATGGTCATGTCAGGGATTGATTTGAAGAACTATGACCAGGCAGTGGGAATCATTCGCGATCAGTTAGAAGCGATGCAAAAAGGCGATTTTACTGATCAAGAGTTAATTCAGACAAAAGCAGTGATTCGAAATCAAATTCTTGAAACCATTGATACCTCACGGGGATTAACAGAAATTCTTTATCATAACGTTGTGGCCGCCAAGGATATTAAACTTGAGCAGTGGATTAATGATATGGAAAAAACGACAAAGGAAGAAATTGTCGCTGTGGCGAATAAAATTGAACTTGATACCATCTACTTCTTAACAGGAACGGAGGCGGTAAAATAA
- a CDS encoding competence/damage-inducible protein A produces MNAEIIAVGSELLLGQIVNSNARFISQQLAGIGINVFFHTVVGDNPDRLRSVIEIAEKRSNLIIFTGGLGPTKDDLTKETIARHLEKNLVMDQEALESIELYFKKGNRVMTENNRKQALVLEDSTILPNHHGMAPGMMVEKGNCVYMLLPGPPKEMEPMFLHFGTAALSKQVKTDEKIVSRVLRFFGIGEAALETEIMDLIDQQTNPTIAPLAADGECTLRLTAKHQDMQTAELMLDEVEGNIRARVGQFIYGYDNTSLVAELMRVLKDKKLTISAAESLTGGLFQQELTSVPGVSSVLKGGVVCYTNEVKKNVLKVKPETIEKYGVVSQECAKELAENVAALVSADIGISFTGVAGPGELEGKPVGTVYIGISIRGQQTVVKKLELGGSREANRSRSVKYGCYYLIKQLQESQKAN; encoded by the coding sequence ATGAATGCAGAAATTATTGCTGTTGGTTCTGAATTACTGCTGGGTCAAATCGTTAACAGTAATGCACGATTTATTTCGCAACAACTTGCAGGAATAGGTATCAATGTATTTTTTCATACGGTGGTTGGTGATAATCCTGACCGATTAAGGTCCGTAATTGAAATTGCAGAAAAACGTTCAAATTTGATTATTTTTACGGGCGGGCTAGGACCAACAAAGGATGATTTAACGAAGGAAACAATTGCTCGCCATTTAGAGAAAAATTTAGTAATGGATCAAGAAGCATTAGAATCTATTGAACTTTATTTTAAAAAGGGAAATAGGGTAATGACTGAAAATAATAGGAAGCAAGCACTTGTATTAGAGGATTCTACTATCCTTCCAAACCATCATGGGATGGCACCAGGTATGATGGTCGAGAAGGGTAATTGCGTATATATGCTCCTGCCGGGACCACCAAAAGAAATGGAGCCGATGTTTTTACACTTTGGGACTGCAGCTTTATCCAAACAAGTAAAAACGGATGAGAAAATAGTTTCTAGAGTTTTAAGGTTCTTTGGAATTGGTGAGGCGGCGTTAGAAACAGAAATCATGGATTTAATAGATCAACAAACAAATCCAACAATTGCCCCGCTGGCTGCAGATGGAGAATGCACGTTACGGCTTACTGCGAAGCACCAAGACATGCAAACGGCAGAGTTAATGCTTGATGAAGTAGAGGGTAACATTAGAGCTCGTGTAGGTCAGTTTATATATGGGTATGACAATACTTCTCTAGTAGCGGAACTTATGAGAGTTTTAAAAGACAAGAAATTAACAATCTCAGCTGCAGAGAGTTTAACGGGAGGATTGTTTCAACAGGAACTAACAAGTGTACCCGGTGTTAGTTCAGTCCTGAAGGGCGGAGTTGTTTGCTACACGAATGAGGTTAAGAAGAATGTTTTAAAGGTTAAACCAGAAACCATTGAAAAATATGGGGTTGTAAGTCAAGAGTGTGCCAAAGAACTGGCTGAAAATGTTGCAGCATTAGTATCAGCTGATATTGGGATTAGTTTCACTGGTGTTGCTGGACCAGGTGAGCTTGAGGGTAAACCTGTAGGAACAGTTTACATTGGGATTTCGATTAGAGGACAGCAAACAGTGGTTAAAAAGCTGGAACTTGGCGGTTCAAGGGAAGCAAACCGGAGCCGTTCGGTAAAATACGGCTGCTATTATTTAATAAAGCAATTGCAAGAATCACAGAAAGCTAACTAA
- a CDS encoding ABC transporter permease encodes MRNTIVSVISIILGLIAGGLLMLFIGASPIEGYTYLFQGALKNISRIGDTLATATPLIFTGLAVAFAFRTGLFNIGAAGQMLIGGLCATAVALTFDLSRPILILVMILAGIVGGGLWAFIPGYFKARFNVHEVVSTIMMNWIAYWTVYYVVPGYFKGEFLETESRKLAEESTLRTPWLTEMFQGSYINLGLFFAVIAVIIIAFIINKTTLGFELKAVGFNRHAAEYAGMKVNRNIILSMLISGALAGLGGVALYTGNASSMQIGILPSQGYDGIAVALLGANSPIGVFFAALLFGILYSGTGFMNAMIEIPPELANTIIAIIIYFAATSVMIHRLLNKFRKTRSNANDVNGPVGKKGEA; translated from the coding sequence GTGAGAAACACCATTGTATCAGTAATTTCAATTATTCTAGGACTAATCGCTGGTGGCCTATTAATGTTATTTATAGGGGCAAGCCCGATCGAAGGTTATACGTATTTATTCCAAGGTGCATTAAAAAATATATCACGTATTGGTGATACGCTTGCAACAGCAACACCGCTTATTTTTACAGGACTTGCTGTCGCTTTTGCTTTCCGTACAGGTCTATTTAATATCGGTGCAGCAGGTCAAATGTTAATTGGCGGCCTTTGTGCTACTGCAGTCGCTTTAACGTTTGATCTTTCAAGACCAATTTTAATCCTAGTAATGATACTAGCTGGTATCGTTGGCGGAGGATTATGGGCATTTATTCCAGGCTATTTTAAAGCAAGATTCAATGTGCATGAAGTAGTATCAACCATTATGATGAACTGGATTGCGTATTGGACAGTTTACTATGTGGTTCCAGGTTATTTTAAAGGTGAATTCCTTGAAACTGAATCACGTAAACTTGCGGAAGAGTCTACATTGAGAACGCCTTGGCTGACAGAAATGTTTCAAGGTTCTTATATCAACTTAGGGTTGTTCTTTGCGGTTATTGCTGTAATTATCATTGCATTTATTATAAATAAAACAACATTAGGTTTTGAATTAAAAGCGGTAGGTTTCAACCGGCATGCAGCAGAGTATGCAGGTATGAAAGTTAATCGCAACATTATTTTATCTATGTTAATTTCAGGAGCACTTGCAGGTCTTGGCGGGGTAGCATTATACACAGGTAATGCTTCCAGCATGCAAATTGGTATCTTACCATCCCAGGGTTACGATGGCATTGCCGTTGCGTTACTTGGAGCAAACTCTCCAATCGGCGTATTCTTTGCAGCACTCCTTTTTGGTATTCTGTATTCAGGTACAGGCTTTATGAATGCGATGATCGAGATCCCGCCTGAACTAGCAAATACAATTATAGCTATTATTATCTACTTTGCTGCTACAAGCGTAATGATTCACCGTCTATTAAATAAATTCCGCAAGACTCGTTCAAATGCAAATGATGTAAATGGACCTGTTGGCAAGAAGGGAGAAGCATAA
- a CDS encoding IS1182 family transposase (programmed frameshift): MYKPKREIQNEAEFVFIDDLVPQDHLLRKVDKYIDFSFIGEKVRPFYSENNGRPSDPIQLFKMMFIGYFYGIRSERQLEREIQTNVAYRWFLGLKLNDTVPHHSTISWNRRTRFKDTNIFQEIFDEIVFKAINHKMVGGRVLFSDSTHLKANANKHKFSRVEVEVETREYVEELNKAIEEDRRDHGKKPLKEKEEVTEKKEIRLSTTDPECGFMSRENKQEMFCYLDHRTTDMKFNIITDAYVTPGNVHDSVPYLSRLDRQVERFGFKVEAVALDSGYLTNPICKGLNERNIFGVIAHRRYQSTKGLFPKWKFTYDKDRDLYVCPNGQELQYRTTTREGYREYKSDPKKCTNCPLLPECTKSQNKTKVVTRHVWEEHKERFDFNRLSKSGKILYKFRKEKVERSFADSKELHGLRYCRLRGLQNASEQVLLTAACQNMKKIATHLARFEKVCGNLQVHSPC; this comes from the exons ATGTATAAGCCAAAAAGAGAAATACAAAACGAAGCTGAATTTGTTTTTATTGATGATTTAGTACCGCAAGATCACCTATTAAGGAAGGTGGACAAGTATATTGATTTTTCTTTTATTGGTGAGAAGGTCCGTCCTTTTTATTCAGAAAATAACGGGCGTCCTTCGGACCCTATACAGCTCTTTAAGATGATGTTTATCGGATATTTTTATGGCATTCGTTCTGAACGACAATTAGAGCGTGAAATTCAGACGAATGTGGCCTATCGATGGTTCTTAGGATTAAAGCTAAACGATACAGTTCCCCATCATTCCACCATTAGTTGGAATCGGCGAACCCGTTTTAAAGATACAAATATATTTCAGGAAATTTTTGATGAGATTGTCTTCAAAGCAATTAACCACAAGATGGTTGGAGGAAGAGTTTTATTTTCCGATTCCACACACCTTAAAGCGAATGCAAACAAACATAAATTCTCTAGAGTTGAAGTGGAAGTTGAAACACGTGAATATGTAGAAGAATTAAACAAAGCTATTGAGGAAGACAGGAGAGATCATGGAAAAAAGCCTTTAAAGGAAAAGGAGGAGGTGACCGAGAAAAAGGAAATACGACTGAGCACAACTGATCCTGAATGCGGGTTTATGTCACGAGAGAATAAACAGGAGATGTTCTGTTATCTTGATCATCGAACTACCGACATGAAGTTCAACATCATAACTGATGCGTATGTTACACCAGGAAATGTTCACGATTCCGTCCCCTATCTTTCACGGTTAGACCGTCAGGTCGAACGTTTTGGATTTAAAGTAGAAGCTGTGGCACTTGATTCGGGTTACCTGACAAATCCGATTTGTAAAGGACTTAATGAACGCAATATTTTTGGAGTTATCGCTCACAGAAGATATCAATCAACAAAAGGGTTATTTCCTAAATGGAAGTTTACATATGACAAAGATAGAGATTTGTATGTTTGTCCAAATGGTCAGGAGTTACAATATCGTACAACTACAAGAGAAGGTTATCGGGAATATAAGTCAGATCCTAAAAAGTGTACTAACTGCCCACTCCTGCCTGAGTGTACAAAATCTCAAAATAAAACAAAAGTAGTTACCAGACATGTTTGGGAGGAACATAAGGAAAGGTTCGACT TTAACAGACTTTCAAAGTCAGGTAAAATACTATATAAATTTAGAAAAGAAAAAGTAGAGCGAAGCTTCGCAGATTCAAAAGAACTGCATGGGCTTCGCTATTGTAGGTTACGGGGATTGCAAAATGCGAGTGAGCAAGTGTTACTTACCGCAGCATGCCAAAACATGAAAAAGATTGCCACGCACTTAGCCAGGTTTGAAAAAGTGTGTGGCAATCTCCAGGTTCATTCCCCCTGTTGA
- the yfmH gene encoding EF-P 5-aminopentanol modification-associated protein YfmH encodes MEKINFDQLQEELYHEKLANGLNVYILPKKGFNKTYATFTTKYGSVDNNFVPLGKEEYVKVPDGIAHFLEHKLFEKEDGDVFQQFSKQGASANAFTSFTRTAYLFSSTSDVEKNLETLVDFVQDPYFSEKTVEKEKGIIGQEITMYDDNPDWRLYFGLIQNLYQNHPVKIDIAGTIESISHITKDLLYECYNTFYHPSNMLLFIVGPVDPKKFMDQVRENQAKKNYKEMPEIKRKFEDEPLQTGQPKQVLEMNVQTSKCLIGMKALHVDQTGPELLKNELTMNVLLDLLFGKSSENYNQLYNEGLIDETFSYDYTQEQGFGFAMVGGDTENPDKLADELKNMLFQAKNGTTFTEEQLDRAKKKKIGAFLRAVNSPEYIANQFTRYAFNDMNLFDVVPTLEKITMNDIKTMASEVISEERFSVCQVIPKK; translated from the coding sequence ATGGAGAAGATAAATTTTGACCAGCTCCAAGAAGAGCTTTATCATGAAAAGTTAGCCAATGGTTTAAATGTCTATATATTGCCAAAAAAAGGCTTTAATAAAACGTACGCTACCTTTACGACCAAGTATGGATCCGTTGATAATAATTTTGTTCCGTTGGGGAAAGAGGAATATGTAAAGGTTCCAGATGGGATTGCCCATTTCCTTGAGCATAAACTGTTTGAAAAGGAAGATGGAGACGTTTTTCAACAGTTTAGCAAACAAGGGGCGTCTGCAAATGCCTTTACCTCTTTTACCAGGACTGCGTATTTATTTTCCAGTACCTCGGATGTAGAAAAAAACCTGGAAACGTTAGTTGATTTCGTTCAAGATCCTTATTTTTCGGAAAAAACGGTTGAAAAGGAAAAAGGGATTATCGGTCAGGAAATTACTATGTATGATGATAATCCTGATTGGCGTCTCTATTTTGGACTGATTCAAAATTTATATCAAAACCATCCTGTGAAGATTGATATTGCCGGTACCATTGAATCGATTTCACATATTACAAAAGATTTACTTTATGAGTGCTACAATACCTTTTATCATCCGAGCAATATGTTATTGTTTATTGTTGGACCAGTCGATCCAAAAAAATTTATGGATCAAGTTAGAGAAAACCAAGCAAAAAAGAATTACAAAGAGATGCCAGAGATTAAGCGTAAATTTGAAGACGAGCCACTTCAGACTGGACAGCCAAAGCAAGTGCTGGAAATGAATGTGCAAACCTCTAAATGCTTAATCGGGATGAAAGCCTTGCATGTTGATCAAACGGGGCCGGAGTTATTAAAGAATGAACTAACCATGAATGTACTCTTGGATTTGTTGTTTGGTAAAAGCTCGGAGAATTATAATCAACTTTATAATGAAGGTCTAATTGATGAAACCTTCTCTTATGATTATACACAGGAACAAGGTTTCGGCTTTGCGATGGTTGGCGGAGATACAGAAAATCCCGATAAACTTGCAGATGAGCTAAAAAACATGCTATTTCAAGCTAAAAATGGAACAACATTCACAGAGGAGCAATTAGATAGAGCTAAAAAGAAAAAAATAGGGGCATTTTTACGTGCTGTGAACTCACCTGAATATATCGCTAATCAGTTCACAAGATATGCCTTTAACGATATGAATTTGTTCGATGTTGTTCCTACGCTAGAGAAAATAACGATGAATGATATTAAAACCATGGCATCAGAAGTTATTTCAGAAGAACGTTTCTCAGTATGTCAAGTAATACCTAAGAAATAA
- a CDS encoding DUF3388 domain-containing protein, producing the protein MEKKEWYLEYEIQKNRPGLLGDISSLLGMLSINIVTINGVDEGRRGLLILAKDDNQIKRLESILNTMDTIKVIKIREPKLRDRLAVRHGRYIQRDADDKKTFRFVRSELGVLVDFMAELFKQEGHKLIGIRGMPRVGKTESVVAASVCANKRWLFVSSTLLKQTIRNQLIQDEYNENNLFILDGIVSTKRASERHWQLVREIMRLPAVKVVEHPDIFVQNSEYTLEDFDYIIELRNDADEEITYDIVDQNNLFSGSDFGDFGF; encoded by the coding sequence ATGGAGAAAAAAGAGTGGTATTTAGAATATGAGATTCAAAAAAACCGTCCTGGTTTATTGGGCGACATTTCTTCCCTGCTCGGAATGCTGTCAATTAATATTGTAACCATTAATGGTGTAGATGAAGGTCGACGCGGTTTATTGATCTTAGCAAAAGATGATAACCAAATTAAACGGTTAGAGTCAATTTTAAATACAATGGACACAATAAAAGTAATAAAGATTAGAGAACCAAAACTACGTGACCGTCTGGCTGTCCGCCATGGCCGATACATACAACGTGATGCGGATGATAAAAAGACATTCCGGTTTGTTCGGAGTGAACTGGGTGTATTGGTTGATTTTATGGCAGAGTTATTTAAACAGGAAGGACACAAACTGATAGGTATTCGTGGGATGCCGAGGGTAGGTAAAACGGAGTCTGTTGTAGCAGCGAGCGTATGTGCCAATAAGCGATGGTTATTCGTATCTTCCACTCTTCTAAAACAGACGATACGGAACCAGCTGATCCAAGATGAATACAACGAAAATAATTTGTTTATTCTTGATGGAATTGTTTCAACCAAACGTGCTAGTGAACGCCATTGGCAGCTAGTACGTGAGATCATGCGTTTACCGGCTGTTAAAGTGGTCGAACACCCTGATATTTTTGTTCAAAATTCTGAGTATACGCTTGAAGATTTTGATTATATTATAGAGCTCCGAAACGATGCAGACGAAGAAATTACGTATGATATTGTCGACCAAAATAACTTATTCTCTGGCTCTGATTTTGGAGATTTTGGATTTTAA
- the pgsA gene encoding CDP-diacylglycerol--glycerol-3-phosphate 3-phosphatidyltransferase, which translates to MNVPNQITISRILLIPIFLIIMLFPFDWGNMHLLGADLPVTHFVGALIFIFASSTDWVDGYYARKYNLVTNMGKFLDPLADKLLVSAALVVLVDLGYAASWIVIVIISREFAVTGLRLLLVEGGEVVAANNLGKIKTWAQIIAISALLLHNIIFEMIGFPFADVALWVALIFTIWSGWDYFSKNMHVFKNSK; encoded by the coding sequence ATGAATGTACCAAATCAAATAACGATATCAAGGATTCTCTTAATTCCTATTTTCTTGATAATTATGCTTTTCCCCTTTGATTGGGGGAACATGCACTTACTGGGAGCTGACCTTCCGGTAACCCACTTTGTTGGAGCATTAATCTTTATTTTTGCTTCTTCGACTGATTGGGTGGATGGCTACTATGCCCGAAAATATAATCTTGTTACAAATATGGGGAAATTTCTTGACCCGCTTGCTGATAAATTACTTGTCTCTGCAGCGCTAGTTGTTCTTGTTGATCTTGGATATGCTGCCTCTTGGATTGTTATCGTAATCATAAGCAGAGAATTTGCGGTCACAGGACTTCGTCTGTTGCTCGTAGAAGGTGGAGAAGTGGTAGCGGCCAATAACCTTGGAAAAATCAAAACCTGGGCACAAATTATCGCAATTTCAGCACTTTTATTACATAATATTATTTTTGAGATGATTGGATTTCCATTTGCAGATGTAGCATTATGGGTTGCATTAATTTTTACAATCTGGTCTGGCTGGGATTATTTTTCGAAGAATATGCATGTATTTAAAAATTCTAAATAG
- a CDS encoding DUF3243 domain-containing protein: MSVLDNWKQWEDFLADRLHQAQNEGMSEGAISALALQIGDYLSEQVEPKNEQERILADLWSVADKEEQQAIANIMVKLVQNNGSR, from the coding sequence ATGTCTGTTTTAGATAACTGGAAGCAATGGGAAGATTTTCTTGCTGACCGCCTTCACCAAGCTCAAAATGAAGGAATGAGCGAGGGTGCGATAAGTGCGCTTGCATTACAGATTGGTGATTACCTTTCAGAGCAGGTAGAACCGAAAAACGAGCAAGAAAGAATTCTTGCAGATCTTTGGTCTGTTGCCGATAAAGAAGAGCAGCAAGCCATTGCAAACATAATGGTTAAATTAGTTCAAAATAATGGCAGTCGTTAA